A region from the Lolium perenne isolate Kyuss_39 chromosome 4, Kyuss_2.0, whole genome shotgun sequence genome encodes:
- the LOC127348119 gene encoding uncharacterized protein, whose product MRCCFTHKYESDEFHMALQNVVSQGAKGIVINDTARERERAHSSIVAAAAAYSSGIPSHLQTTRHHSNLSSLSFPKNRRVLAPADRAEGDMAMFRAVASEQLKLLCLVFLMGNSTSFRALPPDPANACETELYARVGITQCLLLAAAYTAGMLLLGVIMQVDNTAAGADGTKGIASVAAGWKRAALRGMLLLAIGLSSAASFLAVATFEDGFRYRIGCATAGTGPRSPLAMVMMVVMALAHGGAAWLAAVSQN is encoded by the exons ATGCGGTGCTGTTTTACACACAAATACGAATCTGATGAGTTCCACATGGCATTGCAAAATGTAGTATCTCAAGGAGCAAAAGGGATAGTAATAAATGAcacagcgagagagagagagagagcgcacTCCTCTATAGTTGCTGCTGCTGCCGCGTACTCAAGTGGTATTCCCTCCCATCTCCAAACCACACGTCACCACAGCAATCTCTCCTCCCTCTCCTTTCCCAAGAACAGAAGAGTTCTTGCACCTGCAGATCGAGCCGAG GGAGACATGGCGATGTTCAGGGCGGTCGCGTCGGAGCAGCTCAAGCTGCTGTGCCTCGTCTTCCTGATGGGCAACTCCACCTCCTTCCGCGCGCTCCCGCCGGACCCGGCCAACGCCTGCGAGACGGAGCTATACGCCCGCGTCGGCATCACTCAATGCCTCCTCTTGGCCGCCGCCTACACCGCCGGCATGCTCCTCCTCGGGGTAATAATGCAGGTGGACAACACCGCGGCCGGCGCCGATGGCACCAAGGGCATCGCCTCCGTCGCCGCCGGGTGGAAGAGGGCGGCGCTGCGCGGGATGCTCCTCCTCGCCATCGGCCTCTCCTCCGCCGCGTCCTTCCTCGCCGTCGCCACCTTCGAGGACGGTTTCCGCTACCGCATCGGATGCGCCACTGCAGGGACGGGCCCCCGCTCCCCGCTGGCCATGGTAATGATGGTGGTCATGGCGCTGGCGCACGGCGGAGCGGCGTGGCTTGCCGCCGTGTCCCAGAACTAG
- the LOC127348117 gene encoding chemocyanin-like encodes MAQGRGSAVTVVVALLLVCVLFNARVADSAVYNVGDSSGWSFNTDSWSTGKRFKAGDVLVFKYDATAHDVVAVSAAGYRACAKPASGARVYKSGADRVTLARGTNYFICSIAGHCQSGMKIAVTAA; translated from the exons ATGGCGCAGGGAAGAGGCAGTGCAGTTACCGTGGTCGTCGCGCTCCTGCTCGTCTGCGTGCTCTTCAACGCCAGAGTTGCCGACTCGGCGGTGTACAACGTCGGCGACAGCAGCGGCTGGTCCTTCAACACCGACTCCTGGTCCACCGGCAAGCGCTTCAAGGCCGGCGACGTCCTAG TGTTCAAGTATGACGCGACGGCGCACGACGTGGTGGCGGTGAGCGCGGCGGGGTACAGGGCCTGCGCCAAGCCGGCGAGCGGCGCAAGGGTGTACAAGTCTGGCGCCGACCGCGTCACGCTCGCCCGCGGCACAAACTACTTCATCTGCAGCATCGCCGGACACTGCCAGTCCGGCATGAAGATCGCCGTCACCGCCGCTTGA
- the LOC127346554 gene encoding uncharacterized protein produces MPPPPPTLPDELLEEIFLRLPPNEPACLVRASLASKLWLSLLSGTSFNSRYRQFHDAPPMLGFVYSRPPFSGSVVPSFVPTTKFGAHSNPDRTSDVLDCRHGRVLLLDTGVAPMELVVWDPMTGRRARRGLCVPEGYRCNGYVATVLCAVAGCDHRACHEGPFRIVLLRVDMSHGGCVASAFVSSAEMGEWSDKCSRVDLETQYAVIEPRPPVLVDGALYFMLWYNWDILKILKYDLDSNCLSLLDASMVGVSTGSAAILTAMEDGSLGVAHQEGLTLNLWSGTIGSDGAATWTQSRVINLKDVLPIQNPKQTLRLIGSVEGRDILFVIMDLGIYEINLKPLRCKKIWKRERLCAFIPYMSFYDPRERIRPSDAAY; encoded by the exons atgccgccgccgccaccgacccTGCCGGACGAGCTTCTCGAGGAGatcttcctccgcctcccgcccaACGAGCCGGCGTGTCTGGTGCGCGCCTCCCTCGCCAGCAAGCTCTGGCTCTCCCTCCTCTCCGGCACTAGCTTCAACAGCCGGTACCGTCAGTTCCATGACGCTCCCCCAATGCTCGGGTTCGTTTATTCACGTCCTCCGTTCTCCGGATCGGTAGTGCCGAGCTTCGTCCCAACCACGAAGTTCGGCGCACACAGCAATCCCGACAGGACATCCGATGTGCTGGACTGCCGTCATGGCCGCGTCCTCCTTTTGGATACGGGTGTGGCACCCATGGAGCTCGTAGTTTGGGACCCAATGACAGGCCGCCGTGCCCGTAGGGGGCTATGCGTGCCCGAAGGCTACCGCTGCAACGGCTATGTGGCCACGGTGCTATGTGCCGTGGCGGGCTGCGACCACCGCGCGTGTCATGAGGGCCCCTTCCGGATCGTCTTGCTCAGGGTTGACATGAGCCATGGTGGTTGTGTTGCAAGCGCGTTTGTATCCTCGGCGGAGATGGGTGAGTGGAGCGATAAGTGCTCTCGCGTGGATCTTGAGACCCAATATGCAGTCATCGAACCAAGGCCTCCCGTTCTCGTTGATGGCGCACTATACTTCATGCTTTGGTACAACTGGGATATTCTCAAAATTCTCAAGTACGACTTGGACTCCAATTGCTTATCGCTGCTTGACGCGTCGATGGTTGGGGTTTCCACTGGCAGTGCAGCTATCCTCACGGCGATGGAGGATGGCAGTTTGGGAGTTGCACACCAAGAGGGGTTAACCCTCAACCTGTGGTCAGGGACGATTGGTTCGGACGGAGCCGCAACATGGACTCAAAGTCGAGTCATCAATCTTAAAGATGTTCTCCCCATTCAAAATCCCAAGCAAACACTCAGACTGATTGGATCGGTGGAGGGCCGCGATATACTTTTCGTGATCATGGATCTTGGtatctacgagattaatctcaagCCATTACGCTGCAAGAAGATATGGAAGAgagaaaggctatgtgctttcatTCCGTACATGAGTTTCTATGATCCACGAG AAAGGATAAGGCCTTCTGATGCAGCATATTGA